Genomic DNA from Actinomycetota bacterium:
GGCTGCCGACAGGCCGGGTGCTCGCTGATCGGCGGCGAGATGGCCGAGCACCCCGGCGTGATGGCCGACGACGACTACGACCTTTCGGGCTTCTGCGTCGGCGTGGTCGAGCGCGATAGGATGCTCGACACCGCGTCGGTGCGCCCGGGCGACGTGATCCTAGGACTCGCATCCAGCGGCCTGCACTCCAACGGCTTCTCGCTCGTGCGGCGCGTGCTCGTCGAAGGCCGGGAGGAGGCGCTTGCCATCCCGCGCGTCGACTTTGGCGGGCGGACCCTGGGAGAGGTGCTGCTCGAACCCACGCGGATATACGTCCCCGCCGTGCGCCGGGCACTCGAGGCCGCACCGCACGGAGCGATTCGCTCGATCGCGCACATCACCGGCGGCGGAATCACCGAGAACCTCGACCGCGCACTACCCGCCGACTGCGATGCGCACGTCTCGCTGGCCGCTTGGAAGACGCCGCGGATCTTCGATCTGATCGCCGAGGAAGCCGCACTCGGACCAGCCGAGATGTGCCGCACCTTCAACATGGGCATCGGCCTGGCTATCATCGCCGACAAACGCCGGGCTGCCGACATCGCTGTCGCGCTGCGCGAGGCTGGCGAGACCGTCTTCGAGATTGGCGAGATCGCCGAGGGAACCGGGAGGGTCGTCTATGAGTGAGGAAAGCGAACAGCGGGTCACGAGGCTCGGAGTGCTGGTCTCGGGCTCGGGAACCAACCTGCAGGCAATCATCGATGCGACCCGGGCCGGTACGCTCGACGCCCAGGTAGCAGTGGTCATCAGCAACAACGCAGACGCGTACGGGCTCGAGCGTGCGCGGCGTGCGAGCATCTCGGCAGTTTGGATCGACAAGAGTGCATACGCCACCTTCAGCGAATACAACATGGCGATCAAGGACGAGCTTTGCGCCCATGGGGTCGACATCGTGGTGATGGCCGGCTACATGCGCCTGCTAGGATCGGAAGTCCTCGATTGGTTCGAGAACCGCGTGGTCAACATCCACCCTTCGCTGCTGCCGTCATTCCCGGGAGCGTCTGGAATCGAGGACGCGTTCGAGCACGGGGTCAAGGTGACCGGTGTGACGATCCACCTCGCCAATGAGAACTTCGACGAGGGCCCGATCATCGCGCAAAGGACGGTCGTCATCGAACCCGACGACACCCTTGAGTCGCTTGAGGCCCGGGTCCACGAAGTCGAGCACACGCTATATCCCGAAGCACTCCAGCTCCTGGTAGAGGGGCGCGTCGTCATCGAGGGCAGGAAGACGGTGATTCTCCCCAACCGAGTTTGATAACATGACAGTGGGCAAACGTGCGGCAAGAAGGGATCACCCTTCGAGCGCACGTGTTGAGAAAGGGGTCAAGAGTGAAGAGTTTCGACAGGATTTCAAAGGTGGCTTTTGCCGCGATGCTGATCGGGGCACTGGCCGTTCTGCCAGGCTGTCAGCAAGAACAGCCTGCTGGGCCGGGTCCCACTGAGGAAGAGCCCACGCAAGTAAGGATCGGATTCGCAGCCCCGTTGACCGGTGACAACGCAGTCTTCGGCCAGGGGATGCTACGGGCAGTCGAGCTCGCCTTCAAGGAAGCGAACGCTTCGCCCGAGGTGCGGGAGGCAGGTCTTGAGTTCGTGATCCGTGCCGAGGACGACCAGGGCGACCCGAAGCAGGCCGTCAATGTGGCCAACATCCTCGCGTCCGACACCTCGGTCCTAGGCGTCATCGGCCACTTCAACTCCGGTTGCTCGATCCCGGCCGCTCCGATATACGAGCAGGCCCGCATGGCGATGATCACTGTCTCGTCGAACCCGGCGCTGACAGCTGCCGGTCACACCGTGGTCAACCGTATCGTCGCAAAGGATGACGTGCAAGGTGCCTACGCGGCGACCCTGGTGCTCGAGGAGCTCGGTTTCGACAGGGTCGTGGTCCTCGACGATTCCACGCAGTACGGCGTTGGCCTGGCAACCGAGTTCATCCGGGCGTTCGAAGAGGCGGGTGGCACCGTGATCCTGCGCGAGCAGATCCAGCCCAAGACGGTGGACTTCTCGGCGTTGGTGACTCGGATCAGAGGACTGGCACCTGAGGCTGTCTACTACGCAGGTGCCCACACAGAAGGCGGCTTGATCTCCAAGCAGATGTCCGAGGCCGGACTTACCGCACCACTGATCGGCGGCGACATGATCTACTCGGCTGAGTACATCGCTGTGGCCGGTGCTGCCAATGCCGAAGGGGATGTGGCGACCAGCCTGGGCCTGCCACTAGAGCAGCAGCCTCGCGGCATGGACTTCCAGGCAGCTTATGAGGCCGAGTTCGGCAGGGCGCC
This window encodes:
- the purM gene encoding phosphoribosylformylglycinamidine cyclo-ligase — translated: MSDRSDRKPVTYSDAGVDTQAGARAVDAIRDAVRSTYRPEVIGDIGGFGGLFSAAGLRDMRDPVLVSATDGVGTKIRVAQALGKHDTIGIDLVAMCANDIAVSGAEPLFFLDYIAIGKLDSATVEQIVGGIADGCRQAGCSLIGGEMAEHPGVMADDDYDLSGFCVGVVERDRMLDTASVRPGDVILGLASSGLHSNGFSLVRRVLVEGREEALAIPRVDFGGRTLGEVLLEPTRIYVPAVRRALEAAPHGAIRSIAHITGGGITENLDRALPADCDAHVSLAAWKTPRIFDLIAEEAALGPAEMCRTFNMGIGLAIIADKRRAADIAVALREAGETVFEIGEIAEGTGRVVYE
- the purN gene encoding phosphoribosylglycinamide formyltransferase, with product MSEESEQRVTRLGVLVSGSGTNLQAIIDATRAGTLDAQVAVVISNNADAYGLERARRASISAVWIDKSAYATFSEYNMAIKDELCAHGVDIVVMAGYMRLLGSEVLDWFENRVVNIHPSLLPSFPGASGIEDAFEHGVKVTGVTIHLANENFDEGPIIAQRTVVIEPDDTLESLEARVHEVEHTLYPEALQLLVEGRVVIEGRKTVILPNRV
- a CDS encoding branched-chain amino acid ABC transporter substrate-binding protein; translation: MKSFDRISKVAFAAMLIGALAVLPGCQQEQPAGPGPTEEEPTQVRIGFAAPLTGDNAVFGQGMLRAVELAFKEANASPEVREAGLEFVIRAEDDQGDPKQAVNVANILASDTSVLGVIGHFNSGCSIPAAPIYEQARMAMITVSSNPALTAAGHTVVNRIVAKDDVQGAYAATLVLEELGFDRVVVLDDSTQYGVGLATEFIRAFEEAGGTVILREQIQPKTVDFSALVTRIRGLAPEAVYYAGAHTEGGLISKQMSEAGLTAPLIGGDMIYSAEYIAVAGAANAEGDVATSLGLPLEQQPRGMDFQAAYEAEFGRAPEAFDSYAYDQAWIFVEAVLEAGLDREAIARAIRGGSFDGVTGVTEFDENGDTTNQVISAYRVVNGEWQQIVK